Within Pseudomonas tructae, the genomic segment CTCAAGCTACAGGGCCAAGTGGTGGAATTGTCTTCTGCGCATCGGCTCGAAGAGGCCGTGGCCCTGGTCAATGGCGACATGAACCAGTTGGCAGACCAGATGACCGCCAGCCTTAACGAGCTGATTGCGCTCAACAATCAGCATGCCAACACGGCGACCGACCTTGCCGAAGCCGTCTACCAGCAGGCGCGGGTCTGGGTGATTGGCCTGCTGATCGCCGCCGTGGTGCTGACGGTGGTGCTGGCCTTGACCTTGACCCGCAGTATCGTCCGGCCGCTGACGCAATCGCTGCAAGTTGCCGAGGTGGTGGCCACTGGTGACCTGACCCCGCAGATCACGGTGCAGGGCAAGGACGAGCCGGCCCGCTTGCTTGCAGCGATGAAGCAAATGCAGCAGAGCCTGCGCGAGACCATCGGGCGCATCTCCGATTCGTCCAGCCAGTTGGCCTCGGCCTCCGAAGAGCTCAGCGCGGTGACTGAAGACGCTACCCGTGGGCTGATGCAGCAAAGCCAGGAAATCGAGCAGGCGGCGACCGCCGTCAACCAGATGACCGCGGCGGTGGAGGAGGTGGCGAGCAATGCCGTGGCCACTTCCGAGGCCTCCCAGGAATCGGACCGCATCGCCCGCCAGGGTCGTGAGCAAGTACGCCTCACCGTGACGTCGATCGAAGACCTGGCGGCGGGTGTTACCGCCAACGCTGAAGAAGTGGGGCAGCTGGCCCAGCAGGTCCATGGTATTACCAAGGTGCTGGATGTGATTGGCGCGATTGCCGAACAGACCAACCTGCTGGCCCTCAACGCCGCGATCGAGGCGGCCCGCGCCGGTGACGCCGGGCGCGGCTTTGCCGTGGTCGCGGACGAGGTGCGGGCCCTGGCCCACCGCACCCAGCAGTCGACCCGTGAAATCGAGCAGATGATCGACGGTATCCAGCAGGGCACCCATCGTGCGGTCGAGGGCATGCAGCATACCAATGAGCGGGCGCGCGGCACCTTGGAGGGAGCCCATGCTGCTGGCGCGGCGCTGGAGGAGATCGCTGCGGCGATCAGCCTGATCAATGAGCGCAACCTGGTGATTGCCAGCGCCTCGGAACAGCAGGCGCAGGTGGCGCGGGAGGTGGACCGCAACCTGACCAACATCCGCGACCTGGCCATGCAAACCTCGGCGGGAGCGAATCAGACCAACGCGGCGAGCCAGGCGCTGTCGCAGCTGGCGATTGAGCTCAATGGCCTGGTGGGGCGGTTTTCGGTGTAAGGCGTCGCGGGGCAAGCCCGCTCCCACAATAGATGTGAGAGCGGGCTTGCCCCGCGATGCTAAAACAAAAACGCCCCGACAAGTCGGGGCGTTTTCAGGAGAAGGGGCTAGCCCTTACTTGCCTGCCCAGCGCTTGAGCACCAGGGTGGCGTTGGTGCCGCCGAAACCGAAGCTGTTGCTCATCACGGTATCGATCTTGGCGTTTTCCTGGGTCTTGGTCAGCACCGGCAGGTCGGCCACTTCCGGGTCCAGTTCGTCGATGTTGGCGGAGCCGGCAATGAAGTTGCCTTCCATCATCAACATGCAGTAGATCGCCTCGTGAACGCCGGCGGCGCCCAGGGAGTGACCCGACAGGCTCTTGGTCGAGCTGATGGCCGGGGCTTTGCCGGCGAACACTTCACGCACACCTTTCATTTCCGCGACGTCGCCGACCGGGGTCGAGGTGCCGTGAGTGTTCAGGTAGTCGATCGGGGTGTCGACGGTGGACATGGCCATCTGCATGCAGCGGATGGCGCCTTCGCCGCTCGGTGCAACCATGTCGTAGCCATCGGACGTTGCACCGTAGCCAACGATTTCGGCATAGATCTTGGCGCCACGGGCCAGGGCGTGTTCCAGCTCTTCAACCACGACCATGCCGCCACCGCCGGCGATGACGAAACCGTCACGGTCCGCGTCGTAGGCACGGGAGGCCTTTTCCGGGGTGTCGTTGCGCTTGCTGGACAGGGCGCCCATGGCGTCGAACAGGAACGACTGGCTCCAGTGCTCTTCTTCACCGCCACCGGCGAAGACGATGTCCTGCTTGCCCATCTGGATCTGTTCCATCGCGGTACCGATGCAATGTGCACTGGTGGCGCAGGCCGAGGCGATGGAGTAGTTCAAGCCCTTGATCTTGAACGGGGTGGCCAGGCACGCCGAGACGGTGCTGCTCATGGTCCGGGTGACGCGGTACGGGCCAACGCGCTTGACGCCTTTTTCGCGCAGGATGTCCAGCGCTTCCATCTGGTTCAGGGTCGAGGCGCCGCCGCTGCCTGCGATCAGGCCGGTACGCGGGTTGGAGACTTGCTCTTCGGTCAGGCCCGAGTCCTTGATCGCGTCGGCCATCGCCAGGTAGGCGTAGGCAGCGGCGTGACCGACGAAACGGTAGATCTTGCGATCGATCAGTTCTTCAAGGTTGAGGTCAATGGAGCCGGAAACCTGGCTACGCAGACCCATTTCGGCATATTCCGGGTTGAATCGGATGCCAGGGCGGCTTGCACGCAGGTTGGCGGAGACGGTCTCTTTGTCATTGCCCAGGCACGAAACGATGCCCAGACCAGTGATAACGACGCGGCGCATGCGGATAACCCTTAGAAGTTGTCAGTGGAGGTGAATACGCCGACCCGGAGGCCTTCGGCGGTGTAGATTTCGCGACCGTCGACAGTGACCGAGCCATCGGCGATGGCCATGTTCAGCTTGCCCTTGAGGACGCGCTTGATATGAATGTTGTAGGTGACTTTCTTGGCGGTCGGCAAGACCTGGCCGAAGAATTTCACTTCACCCGAACCCAGGGCCCGGCCACGGCCTGGCAGGCCTTGCCAGCCCAGGAAGAAGCCGACCAGCTGCCACATGGCATCCAGGCCCAGGCAGCCCGGCATCACCGGATCGCCTTCGAAGTGGCAGGCGAAGAACCACAGGTCCGGGGTGATATCCAGCTCGGCGACCAATTCACCTTTGCCGTACTTGCCACCCTCTTCGCTGATATGGGTGATGCGATCAACCATCAGCATGTTCGGGGCGGGCAGTTGCGCGTTACCTGGGCCGAACAGCTCACCGCGACTGCAGCGCAGCAGGTCTTCCCGAGTAAAGGCGTTTTGTTTGGTCATGCGAGCTCCTCAATAGTCCCCGTGCGGCAGGGGGCAAATCTTCCCGGCCGTCTCAAAACCCTCAGGTTTGAGCCGGCAGCCTACACATAGACTATTGCGTTGTAGTGAAAGTCACAGCGCACGGGGCAAAGAAGTACACTTGTGCACTGAAATTTTATTTTCAAGCCCTTCGCGGCGCTTGTCCAGTCTCTTAGACTGCCGCAATTTAGCATTTATCGCCAGTCGCAGCTGACTGACCGGGCAGCCAGCGTTGCAGAATTTGCTGCAGATCAGTGCGTTTGAACGGCTTGGCCAGGTAGTCGTTCATGCCAGCGTTCAGGCAGCGTTCGCGATCACCCTGCAAGGCATTGGCGGTCAAGGCGATGATCGGCATCGTCGCCGCTTGCGGCAGCTGGCGGATGCGCCGGGTGGCTTCGTAGCCGTCGATGATCGGCAGGCGGCAGTCCATCAAGGCGGCGGCAAAACGCTGGCGCCCGGCCTGCGCCACGGCCTGGGCGCCATCGACCGCCACGCAGACTTCAAAGCCCAGGCTGCGCAGCATGGCTTCGATCACGGTCTGGTTCACCGGGTTGTCCTCGACCAGCAGGATGCGCCGGCCCTGGCCGTCATCCTCGACCCGGGTCAGGCCGCCGGGCAGGCGTGGGGTCTGCAGGGTCGACAGGGCCAGGGGCATCTCCAGGGTAAAGGTCGAGCCCTGGCCTTCACGGCTTTCCCCGCGCAGGGTACCGCCCATCCGTTCGGTCAGGGTGCGGGCAATCGACAGGCCCAGGCCGGTGCCGCCATAGCGACGGGAAATCGAGCTGTCGGCCTGCTGGAAGGCGACGAACATCATCTCCAGGCGCGTGTTGTCGATGCCGATGCCGGTATCGCGCACCGCGCAGGTGAACCAGATCAGCTGGCGGTCGAGCACTTGCCAGCGCGGTTCGACCTGCACACTGCCACGTTCGGTGAACTTCAGGGCGTTGCCGATCAGGTTGAGCAGCACCTGGCGGATCCGCGTCGGATCGCCGACCACCTGCAGGTGCTCGATGCCCGGCGGCAGGCGCAGTTGCAGGTCCAGCTCGCGCTGTTGGGCCAGGTGCAGGAACGACTGTACGCAACTGCCGATCAGGTCGCCGAGGTTGAAGTCGATGTGCTCGAGCTCCACCGTGGTGCGCTCGATGCGCGAGAAATCGAGAATGTCGTTGATCACCTTGAGCAGGTGCCCGGTGGATTCACTGGCAACAGCAGTGTATTCGGCCTGCTCTTCGCTCAGCGAGGTAGTTTCCAGCAGTTGCAGCATTCCCAGCACGCCGTTCATCGGCGTGCGCAGTTCATGGCTCATCATCGCCAGGAAGTCGGATTTGGCCTTGTTCGCCTGTTCCGCCTCTTCGCGGGTCTGGATCAACTGCGACATGGCCTGCTGTTGCTCGTGACTGGCTTTGCCCAGGGCACTGGCCAGGTTGTTGATGTGCCGCGCCAGGTGACCCAGTTCGCTGTCGTCCACCACCGGCAGCGGCGCGTTGAAATCGCCCTGCTGGATGGCCTTGACCGCGTGGCCCATGTCGCTGATCGGCTTGGCCAGGCTCAACGCCAGCCGTCGGGCGAGGATGAAGGTGAACAACAGGGCGAACAATGCAAGGATCCCCGCCTTGACCACGATCTCCTGTTGCCGCTCGCTGAAGGCGTCATCCGACATGCCGACGATCACCCGGCCCAAATAGTCGTCGCCGATGTTGCGGGTGGGAGCGTTGCTGTGCAGGAAGTCGTTGTCCAGGCGAATCTGCTGCAGGCGGATAGGGGCCTGGAACACTTCCACCTGCTGTGCGCGGTTGTGGCTTTCGTCCGGTTGCTCGACGTAGACCAGGATGTGGTTGCTGCTGTCCTGAACCTCTAGAAAGCGCACATGGGGGATGCTCAGGGTGGCGCGCATCAGGCTTTCGAGCACTTCGTTGTTGCCGGCGATCACCCCGTATTCGGACGCCGGAGCCAGTTGGTTGGCGATCAGCTGGCCGGTGTGGTTGAGCTCCTGGCGCAGGTCCTGGATGCGCACGAAGGTAAAAAAGCTGATCAGCAACAGGGTCAGCAATAGCGCCGGGCCAAGGCTGATGATTTGCGTACGGGTGTGGATGTCCCAGCTCAGGCGCCGTCTCATGGTGTGCTTTCTCCTTCGGCCAGGGCGATGGCTGCGGCGGACGGGTCAATCGCCTCGATGCCCAGGGCGCGGGCCACCTGTTGGTTGCCGAGTACGCTGAAGTGTGCAGGGTAGAGCGTACGCGGCCAACGGCTGGGCTGTTGGTCGAGCAACTGCCCGAGTACCGCCAGCCAGTCGTCCTGGTCGCTCAGGGTGCTGGCCAGAGCGCCGGCCTTGACGAACGCCGCATTCGGGCCGATCAGTGCCATCTGCCGGCCATAACTGCTGAGTAACACGTTCTTCGCCGTTTTCGAGTTGTACAGCTGTGGGTCGTCGATGCCTAGCAGCACATCGCTGTTTTGCAGCAGGGTTTGCAACGGGCGGCTGTCGCGCAGGTCGGGCCAGGCTTGGGCGACGATCTCCAGGCCCAGCGGGCGCGCCGCCGTGCGCAGTTCATCGATGAGGAACTGGCTGTGCTCGGCGTACAGCACGCCGACCCGGCGAGCCTGGGGCAGCAGGTAGTGGGTCAGGCGCAACTGGCGCGCCAGCGGTGGGTCGCTCCAGAGCAGGCTCAGGTAGGCCGGGCGCAGGTTGCCCAGGCGTTGCTGGACCTGGACCCGACTGACGCGCAGGGCCAGTGCCGCTGGCCCGGCCGTTTCGCTCAGGCGCCACTCAAGGCTTGCACTGTCGAGCAGGATCAGGCGAGTGGCGGCTTTTATCTGGCCTGGGCGCGGCAGTTCGGCCACCGGCACGAAGCGCACCTGGTCGGCCGGGCGCTGTTTGCGCAGGGCCTCGACGAAGTTGCGCACGCCGGGGTTGTCCTGACTGCCGGTAAGCAGGATCTCACTGGCCGACAGGGCCCCCAGGGGCCACAGGCAGACCAGCAGCAGCCAGTGCCGCAGGCGACGCATCAGAACGCCAGCTCCGCGCTGAAGGACAGTACATGGCGGCTGTCATAACGGTTGTCGTAGATGGTCGTCGGTTCATCATCCAGGCGTTGCTGGAACATGCCGGCCAGCTCCAGGCTGGTGCGGTTCCAGCGCAGGCGTTTGGCCACGCGCAGGTCGAGGCGTTCGAAACGGTACTGGTTGAGCGCGTCGTCGCCATAGTAGAAGAGCGCACTGGACCAGCCGTCGCCCCACTCGCGCAGCCAGCCGGCCGAGCCACTGTTGGTCGCGCTCAGGCGGCGGTCGGCGGGGTTGCTGGCCCAGGCGTCGACGTAGGCGTAGGTCAGGCGCAGGCGATCGGCCGGGCTCAGGCGCCAGTCCAGTTGCGCTTCGCTGCCACTGAAGCGGGCGTTGTTGCTGTTGCTGGCGATGTACTGGTTGTTGCGCAGTGGCTCGCTGATCATGCCGGTGATTTCGTCGTAGAACAGCTTGAGGTCGACGCTCAGCTCGGCATCGGCGAAATAACCGTTATAGCCCAGTTCCCGCGAGCGCATACGCTCCTGTTCCAGATCGCCCGGGCCGCGGGTCTTGACGAAGTACTCGGCATTACGCTGGCCAAAGGCACCGGGCTCCAGGTTGTTGACCCGGTAACTCCAGTTGACGTTGTTCTCGAACATGTCCGGCGAGCGCACCGCTTCGGAGTACACCGCGCGCAAACCGTGGCGCGGGGTGATCAGGTAGTTGACCGCAACCCGCGGGGTCAGCGAGCTGCCTGACAGGCGGGCATCTTCATACATGGCCCCGCCCTGCAGGATCCAGTGCTCGCTGGCGCGCCATTCCAGGTGGCCGAACAGGCGCCAGGTGCTGTCGTCCAGGCTGCCATTGAAGTAGGTCTGGGAGTCGGCACGGTCGTAGCGCAAGTTGGCGCCGCTGACCAGGCGCAGGTTGTCGGCCAGGCTCAGGGTGTCCTGTACTTCAATGTCGTAGCGGGTTTCCCGGGTGCTTTGGTCGATATCGCCGCAGACCTGTTGCGAGCCGCCATTGCGCCATTGCTGCTGGACCTGCTCGGCCAGGGCGCGCTCCTCACTGTTGCCGGCGGGCAAGGGCGAGGTGATGTTGCGCGCCACTTGCTCGGCGTAGTTCGGGTTCAGGCGCCACAGTTGGGTCAGTTGCGGGCTGAATGACAGCGCCGCATCACAGGCACGCCATACCTGCTCGCGTTCCCAATGCTGGGCCGAGCCTTGCACATAAAGGCTGTGATCGGGGTTGAAATCGATGTTCCAGCGCAGCGAACCGGCGTAGTCCTTGGCATTGACATCGGCGTTGTTGCCAGCCGCCGTGACGTAGGGGAACACCGGCTTATAGGTGTAAGGCCGCTGATCGCTGCCTTCCTTGGCCGAAAACTGCCATTCCAGGCTCTGATTATTGGTCAGGGTGTGGCTGGCGCTCAAACCCAGGCGGTTGAGACGGCGGCTGTCACGGTAGTCCTGGCCACGATGGTTCTCGTCGAAGCCGTCATCCTGCATGCCCGACAGCGACAGGCGCAGGTCGCCGCCATCCCATCCCAGCCCCTGGCTTGCGTACCAGTCATTGATGCCACGCTGGCCACGGGTGACCTTGAGGCGCGTGCCATGGCTGTCAGCCGGGCTGCGGGTGAGGATGTTGACTACCGCCATCAGGGCGTTGGCACCATAGCTGACGGTATTGGGGCCGCGGAACACCTCGATGCGCTCGATGTCTTCCATGGCCAGCGGGATATCGCTCCAGTCCACGGTGGCCAGGCCCGCACGGTACACCGAGCGGCCGTCGATCAGCACCTGCATGCGCCGCGCATCGTTGACATTGCTGCCATGGTAATTGACCGTTGGCTGGTTGCCGGCGCCATAGCCGATCATCATTCCCGGCACCAGGCGTAGCAGTTCGGGAATGTCGCGGGCGCCGCTGGCGCGAATCAGCTCGTTGTCGAGCACGGTCATACTGCCCGGTACGGCAGCGGGTGATTGCTTGAGCCGGGTGGCCGTGAGTATTTGCGGCAGGGCCTGGCTGTCGACAAACAGGTCGTCCGCCAGACCGGGGCCGCTGAGCAGGGCCGTCAGCAGTAATAAAGGGCGTTTGGGGCGCGGGCCAAAAGACACAGTGCGGCCTTGGTAACAGGTTGAAGTCGGGCATGTTAACCGAGTGGTGAGCATTTTCCAGTCACGCCGCGACAGTTCCCAAGGCTGATTCGGTCATCTGCCACTGGCTCTGGCACTGACGCTCCGTATAATGCGCAGGTCGCCACTTAAATGGGTTTTAACGGATTGGATATGACTGAACAGCAGCCTGTTGCAGTTCTGGGAGGCGGGAGTTTCGGCACCGCCGTGGCGAATCTGCTGGCGGAAAACGGTGTTCGGGTGCGGCAATGGATGCGCGACCCCGAGCAGGCCGACGCCATGCGCACCAACCGCGAAAACCCGCGCTACCTCAAGGGTATCAAACTGCATGCCGGGGTCGAGCCGGTCAACGACCTGCTGGCGACCCTGCAGGCCTGCGAGCTGATCTTCGTTGCGCTCCCCTCCAGCGCCCTGCGCAGTGTGCTGGCCGAACATGCGCAACGGCTCGGCGGCAAGATGCTGGTCAGCCTGACCAAGGGCATCGAGGCACAAAGCTTCAAGCTGATGAGCCAGATCCTCGAAGAAATCGCCCCTCAGGCGCGCATCGGTGTGTTGTCGGGGCCCAACCTTGCCCGCGAGGTGGCCGAGCACGCGCTGACAGCCACGGTGGTCGCAAGTGAAGACGAAGCATTGTGCCAGCGCGTCCAGGCGGTACTGCACGGGCGCACCTTTCGCGTGTACGCCAGTAGCGATCGCTTTGGCGTTGAGCTGGGCGGAGCACTGAAGAACGTCTACGCCATCATCGCCGGCATGGCAGTGGCCCTGGGCATGGGCGAGAACACCAAGAGCATGCTGATCACCCGCGCCCTGGCCGAGATGACCCGCTTTGCCGTAAGCCAGGGTGCCAACCCGATGACCTTCCTGGGCCTGGCCGGGGTCGGCGACCTGATCGTCACCTGCTCCTCGCCCAAGAGCCGCAACTACCAGGTCGGCCATGCCCTGGGCCAGGGCCTGAGCCTGGAGGAGGCGGTCAGCCGCCTGGGCGAAGTGGCTGAAGGGGTGAACACCCTCAAGGTACTCAAGGTCAAAGCCCAGGAGGTGCAGGTGTACATGCCTCTGGTGGCCGGGTTGCACGCGATTCTGTTCGAAGGCCGGACCCTGACCCAGGTGATCGAGCTGCTGATGCGCGGCGAGCCGAAAACCGACGTCGACTTTATCTCTACCAGCGGTTTCAACTAAGCAGGAGCAGGATATGAACGAATCCCCGAACCAGACCCAGCGCGAGTCGATTATCTTGCGCGTGCTGTGGATGCTGGTGTTCCTGGTGGTCTGGCAACTGGCCGAACTGCTGCTGGGCGGCCTGGTGCTGGTACAGCTTGTGTACCGATTGATCTATGGTGCACCGAGCGCCAGCCTGATGAATTTCGGCGACAGCCTGAGCCAGTTTCTGGCGCAGATCGGCCGATTTGGCAGTTTTCACAGCGACCAGAAGCCCTGGCCGTTCGCTGATTGGCCAACCCCGCGTGCGCCGGAAGGTGAAGCCGCGCACAGCGTGCCGCCTGCGCCGCACCCGGTGCGCGACGAAGAGCCGAAGCTGTGAAGCTCTGGGTTCTGCGCCACGGCGAGGCCGAGCAGCGGGCCAACACCGACGCCGAGCGCCGGCTCACCGCCCATGGGCGCGAGCAGGTGCTGCGCAGTGCGGCGGTGCTGCTTGGCCAGCCGCTGCAGGTGATTCTTGCCAGCCCGTATGTACGGGCCCAGCAGACGGCTGCACTGGTCCACGAGGCCCTCGGCTTCATCCAACCGGTGCAGACCGTGCCTTGGCTGACGCCTGACAGTGACCCGCAAGCGGTCATCACCGAGCTGGAAAAACTGGGTGTGAAGCAGGTGTTGCTGGTCAGTCACCAGCCGTTGGTGGGTAACCTGGTCAGCCTGCTTGCGCATGGCAACCATCAGTATCCGGCGCCCATGAGCACCGCCAGCCTGGCGCAGCTCGAAGGCGATTGGCCGTTGGCCGGCCTGATGACCCTGCGCAACCTGCATCACCCATGAGTCACCCTGAACAACAATGACAACAAGGATCGAGTCAATGAGTCTGTGGCATACCCAACCGGATATCGAGCACCTCAACGCCCTGCAGAAGAACACCATCGGCGAGGTGCTGGATATCCGCTTTGAATCCTTCACCCAGGATTCACTCAGCGCCAGCATGGTGGTTGATCACCGCACCCATCAGCCTTACGGCCTGCTGCATGGCGGTGCCTCGGTGGTGCTGGCCGAAACTGTCGGCTCCATGGCCAGTTGCCTGTGCATCGACCTGCAGAAATTCTACTGCGTAGGCCTGGAAATCAACGCCAACCACTTGCGTGGTATCCGCAGCGGGCGGGTGACGGCGACGGCCAAAGCCGTGCACATCGGCCGCAGTACCCACGTCTGGGATATTCGCCTGAGCAGCGACGAGGGCAAGGCCAGTTGCATTTCGCGTCTGACCATCGCCGTGATTCCCCTCGGCCAGGATGCACCGAGCCGTTGATCGACCTGATATTTTTACCAGTTGTCGGGCAGTGCCTGCCTTGCTAGCGTGCGATCAGGTGGCGGGGCAGGGTGTCCCAGGGAATTTGACAATGAGTGGTAGACATCTGGATCTGGTGTACTCGGCCGACGTGCGGCCGGCGCTGAACAAGGTACAACGGCACCAGGCGCTGGATTTTGCCGAGTACCGCCTGTTGCAGGACAGCGCCGACGCCAAGCTTGATTACCTGTTGCGCAAGTTCGAGGGGCAGTACGAGCTGGAGCAACTGCGCCAGGCCTGCATTCGCACATCCCACCTGCTGCAGACCAGTTGCCTGGCCCTGCGTCGGCTGGATCTCGATGCCGAAGACAAACGCCGCGCCCGCGAGGCCCTGGAGCAACAGCTGGCCTATATGCAGGCCTGTCTGCGGCGCTCGATGGCCAGTTTTGGCGAGTATTGACCTGATTGCCGTCGTCGATGGCTTTTCCGGACATTGCCGCAGTGGCTAGGGTTGCCGACAATGAGCCATCACTTGCCTTCGGATTGGCGGCCATGTCGCAGCAGATCTTTTTCGCCCATGCCAATGGTTTTCCTTCGGCCACTTACGGCAAGCTCTTCGCCGCGCTGGCGCCAGACTACCAGGTGACTCACCTGCCTCAGCATGCCCACGATCCGCGCTTTCCGGTCAATGACAACTGGCAGAGCCTGGTTGATGAGCTGATTCATCACCTGCAGCAGCAGCCGGGCCCGGTTTGGGGTGTCGGTCATTCTTTGGGCGGGGTGTTGCATCTGCATGCGGCGTTGCGCTGCCCGCAGTATTACCGTGGCGTGGTGATGCTCGATTCACCGGTGCTGACCCGGGTCGACCAGTGGCTGATCCAGGCGGCCAAGCGCATGGGCTTCATCGATCGCATCACCCCGGCCGGGCGTACCCTGGGGCGGCGCGAAGCCTTTGCCGACCGCGACAGCGCGCGGGCCTACTTTGCCGGCAAAAGCCTGTTCCGGCACTTTGACCCTGAGTGCCTGGATGCCTACCTTGAACATGGCCTGCAAGCGGATGACGGCGGTTTGCGCCTGCGCTTTGACCCGGCCACCGAAATCAGCATCTACCGCAGCCTGCCGCATACCAGCCCAAGCCCTGCCAGGCAATTGAAACTGCCCCTGGCCATGGTCCGGGGCAGCCACAGCCGGGTGGTCAAGCGCCATCACGCCCTGGCCGTGCGTGGCATGCCCCGGGGCGAGTACCACAGTTTGCCGGGCGGGCACATGTTCCCACTGGAGCACCCGACCGATACCGCAAGCCTGATCAAGGGCCTGTTCGATCGCTGGCAGGACACACCGGCATGAGTCGCGAAATAGAGGAAATCCGCCTGAACCTTGGCCATATCGAACTGGCCGCGCACCTGTTCGGCCCCGCCGATGGCCTGCCGGTCATCGCCTTGCACGGCTGGCTCGACAACGCCAACAGTTTTGCCCGCCTGGCGCCGCAACTAAAGGGCTTGCGCATTCTGGCCCTGGACTTGGCCGGCCATGGTCACTCCGAGCATCGTCCGGCCGGCGCCAGCTATGCCCTGGCCGATTACGTCCACGATGTATTGCGGGTCGCCGAGCAGATGGGCTGGGCGCGTTTTGCCCTGCTCGGGCACTCGCTGGGGGCGATCATCTCGGTGCTGCTGGCCGGCGCGATGCCCGAGCGGGTCAGCCACCTGGCCTTGATCGACGGGGTGATCCCGCCCACCAGCGGCCCGCAGGATGCCGCCGAACGCATGGGCATGGCCCTGCAGGCGCAGTTACGCCTGGACAGTAAACGCAAGGCGGTACACCCGACCTTCGAGCAGGCCATCGAAGCACGTATCAAGGGTATGGTTGCGGTCAGCCGTGAAGCTGCCGAGCTGCTGGCCCAGCGCGGGCTGATGCCCGTGCCTGGAGGCTTCACCTGGCGCAGTGACAGCCGCCTGACCTTGCCGTCGCCCACCCGTCTCAATCAAGACCAGGCCATGAGCTTCGTGCAGCGCATCGCCTGCCCGGCGAAGCTGGTGGTGGCCGCGGACGGCATGCTGGCGCGCCATGGCGAGCTGCTCGAGCAGCTACCCTTTGCCCGTGAGCAATTGCCGGGCGGGCATCACCTGCATCTGAATGACGATGCGGGTGCAACCCTTGTTGCAGACTGTTTCAATCGCTTCTTTGGCATTTCTTGACTTGTGGCGGGCAACTGTCGAGGCTTGGCGGGTTGAACAGGGAGACAACCATGAACCAGCAAGACACTGCCACATCCGTTGACCACCTTGAAGCCCCGTGCTCGGTGGCGTGCCTATGAGGCTCAAACCTTTTATCCAGGCCGCGCTGGTCGGGCTCGGCGTCCTCGCCAGTGCACCGTTGCTGGCCGAGGGGCTGCCGGTTCCGCTTGACGCCAAAGTGGTCGATCAGCGTGCTGCCGCGCTGCAGGAACGCATCTACCCACTGGGTAGCCTACG encodes:
- the sixA gene encoding phosphohistidine phosphatase SixA, with the protein product MKLWVLRHGEAEQRANTDAERRLTAHGREQVLRSAAVLLGQPLQVILASPYVRAQQTAALVHEALGFIQPVQTVPWLTPDSDPQAVITELEKLGVKQVLLVSHQPLVGNLVSLLAHGNHQYPAPMSTASLAQLEGDWPLAGLMTLRNLHHP
- a CDS encoding TonB-dependent receptor plug domain-containing protein, coding for MLTTRLTCPTSTCYQGRTVSFGPRPKRPLLLLTALLSGPGLADDLFVDSQALPQILTATRLKQSPAAVPGSMTVLDNELIRASGARDIPELLRLVPGMMIGYGAGNQPTVNYHGSNVNDARRMQVLIDGRSVYRAGLATVDWSDIPLAMEDIERIEVFRGPNTVSYGANALMAVVNILTRSPADSHGTRLKVTRGQRGINDWYASQGLGWDGGDLRLSLSGMQDDGFDENHRGQDYRDSRRLNRLGLSASHTLTNNQSLEWQFSAKEGSDQRPYTYKPVFPYVTAAGNNADVNAKDYAGSLRWNIDFNPDHSLYVQGSAQHWEREQVWRACDAALSFSPQLTQLWRLNPNYAEQVARNITSPLPAGNSEERALAEQVQQQWRNGGSQQVCGDIDQSTRETRYDIEVQDTLSLADNLRLVSGANLRYDRADSQTYFNGSLDDSTWRLFGHLEWRASEHWILQGGAMYEDARLSGSSLTPRVAVNYLITPRHGLRAVYSEAVRSPDMFENNVNWSYRVNNLEPGAFGQRNAEYFVKTRGPGDLEQERMRSRELGYNGYFADAELSVDLKLFYDEITGMISEPLRNNQYIASNSNNARFSGSEAQLDWRLSPADRLRLTYAYVDAWASNPADRRLSATNSGSAGWLREWGDGWSSALFYYGDDALNQYRFERLDLRVAKRLRWNRTSLELAGMFQQRLDDEPTTIYDNRYDSRHVLSFSAELAF
- a CDS encoding alpha/beta hydrolase → MSREIEEIRLNLGHIELAAHLFGPADGLPVIALHGWLDNANSFARLAPQLKGLRILALDLAGHGHSEHRPAGASYALADYVHDVLRVAEQMGWARFALLGHSLGAIISVLLAGAMPERVSHLALIDGVIPPTSGPQDAAERMGMALQAQLRLDSKRKAVHPTFEQAIEARIKGMVAVSREAAELLAQRGLMPVPGGFTWRSDSRLTLPSPTRLNQDQAMSFVQRIACPAKLVVAADGMLARHGELLEQLPFAREQLPGGHHLHLNDDAGATLVADCFNRFFGIS
- a CDS encoding hotdog fold thioesterase, whose amino-acid sequence is MSLWHTQPDIEHLNALQKNTIGEVLDIRFESFTQDSLSASMVVDHRTHQPYGLLHGGASVVLAETVGSMASCLCIDLQKFYCVGLEINANHLRGIRSGRVTATAKAVHIGRSTHVWDIRLSSDEGKASCISRLTIAVIPLGQDAPSR
- a CDS encoding DUF4389 domain-containing protein; translated protein: MNESPNQTQRESIILRVLWMLVFLVVWQLAELLLGGLVLVQLVYRLIYGAPSASLMNFGDSLSQFLAQIGRFGSFHSDQKPWPFADWPTPRAPEGEAAHSVPPAPHPVRDEEPKL
- a CDS encoding alpha/beta fold hydrolase; this encodes MSQQIFFAHANGFPSATYGKLFAALAPDYQVTHLPQHAHDPRFPVNDNWQSLVDELIHHLQQQPGPVWGVGHSLGGVLHLHAALRCPQYYRGVVMLDSPVLTRVDQWLIQAAKRMGFIDRITPAGRTLGRREAFADRDSARAYFAGKSLFRHFDPECLDAYLEHGLQADDGGLRLRFDPATEISIYRSLPHTSPSPARQLKLPLAMVRGSHSRVVKRHHALAVRGMPRGEYHSLPGGHMFPLEHPTDTASLIKGLFDRWQDTPA
- a CDS encoding NAD(P)H-dependent glycerol-3-phosphate dehydrogenase codes for the protein MTEQQPVAVLGGGSFGTAVANLLAENGVRVRQWMRDPEQADAMRTNRENPRYLKGIKLHAGVEPVNDLLATLQACELIFVALPSSALRSVLAEHAQRLGGKMLVSLTKGIEAQSFKLMSQILEEIAPQARIGVLSGPNLAREVAEHALTATVVASEDEALCQRVQAVLHGRTFRVYASSDRFGVELGGALKNVYAIIAGMAVALGMGENTKSMLITRALAEMTRFAVSQGANPMTFLGLAGVGDLIVTCSSPKSRNYQVGHALGQGLSLEEAVSRLGEVAEGVNTLKVLKVKAQEVQVYMPLVAGLHAILFEGRTLTQVIELLMRGEPKTDVDFISTSGFN